Proteins co-encoded in one Montipora capricornis isolate CH-2021 chromosome 12, ASM3666992v2, whole genome shotgun sequence genomic window:
- the LOC138025854 gene encoding uncharacterized protein, translating to MLKERALAENCPAKDETASHPLIGVVYVAPDLTNYLNASSFRRRICRADGTSIVKVNRLCHVCLRVGHLRGRCESPKFCPCGSDKRHHKLLHNPPSTRRDNDRLNQASTEEPNAAVTDPHAEVPGEQGASGIRHTAQYATVTQPGSTKTVLLHVIPVKITSPDGRSVTTYGLLDNASRGTVISGDVAKELRLKGHKEFISVSTLMQEEDEEFEVVEFKLEFASGEGETLNVEEVLVSEKFNFKERYLPEDIDRRSHPHLLDIDVPDVKIKKVSVLIGKDVGEAHEVLEVRTSNRPGSQLQAQRGPLGWVITGTILGSPNHSEVNVHFTFCERKLHEQVENFWKIEGFGAKPLCKPIIEEPVPRRQNHYLSREDIRAVDILENTTRLTDGHYETGLLWRNDDVELPNNRKEAEKRLQSLKRKFRKDPSLERKYRATMNDYIAESHAWKLTKEEASLTGSRTWYLPHFAVTNCNKPNKVRIVFDAAAEHKGTSLNKNLLPGPDYTNSLVGVLLRFREEKVALVGDIKSMFHQVKVRPEDQDSLRFLWWSGSLDETPNEYAMTVHIFGATDSPCSANFALLRTAEDNWKEFDPVTVDTLRDNYYVDDLFKSMPTPERAITLMQELIELCAKGGFNLTKFMSNNREVLAAIPVEKRADPTLDFTLHQLPVDRALGLRWHIESDTFGFKVVNLDKGDTMRGDLSTICSVFDPLNLAAPVMLPAKQIMQDLWRKKKAWDQPLDGKILQRWQQWKNNLPVLAEVKIPKCYFSRTDHEKATLQLHHFCDASEIGYGTCTYLRIVYPDGTVECAFITGKSRNAPIKTVSIPRLELQGALLAARVDFSVRQELNFEFERVVFWTDSMITLNYIYSESRRFQTYVANRVTEIRELTAPEQWRHCPGKLNPADDVSRGLEMKEFQNNERWLNGPSFLWKTEDHWPDIKHDEVAVDKLEIKKEVQWNPVNTDTNGTCPSVRIKWVVRKNVTNTCFIEEKTLADTFLR from the coding sequence ATGTTAAAGGAAAGAGCACTGGCCGAGAATTGCCCAGCGAAGGACGAAACAGCATCACACCCACTAATAGGAGTTGTTTATGTTGCCCCGGATCTCACGAACTATCTTAATGCCTCGAGTTTCAGAAGAAGGATTTGCAGAGCAGATGGGACAAGCATTGTGAAAGTTAACCGGTTGTGTCATGTTTGTTTGAGAGTTGGACACCTTCGAGGAAGGTGTGAATCGCCGAAATTCTGCCCTTGTGGGAGCGACAAACGGCACCATAAGTTACTCCATAACCCCCCAAGTACAAGGAGAGACAATGACAGACTCAATCAAGCTAGTACAGAAGAACCGAATGCGGCAGTGACAGACCCGCATGCCGAAGTTCCTGGTGAGCAAGGAGCTTCAGGAATCAGACATACAGCGCAATATGCTACCGTCACACAGCCAGGCTCAACAAAAACTGTGCTTCTGCATGTTATACCAGTGAAAATCACATCACCTGATGGAAGGTCTGTCACCACTTACGGGCTGTTAGACAACGCTTCCCGTGGAACCGTGATTAGTGGAGATGTTGCTAAAGAATTAAGACTGAAAGGTCATAAGGAGTTTATATCTGTTAGCACGTTGATGCAGGAAGAAGATGAAGAGTTTGAAGTGGTTGAATTTAAATTGGAATTTGCTAGCGGAGAAGGTGAAACACTTAATGTTGAAGAGGTCCTGGTCTCGGAGAAATTCAATTTCAAAGAGAGATATCTACCTGAAGATATTGACAGAAGATCGCACCCCCATCTACTGGACATTGATGTGCCAGACGTAAAGATAAAGAAAGTATCAGTGCTGATTGGAAAGGACGTGGGTGAAGCGCATGAAGTCCTCGAAGTGCGAACGTCAAATAGACCTGGTAGCCAGTTGCAAGCTCAGCGAGGCCCATTGGGCTGGGTGATCACTGGAACAATTCTGGGCTCACCAAATCACAGCGAAGTCAATGTCCACTTCACATTTTGCGAGAGAAAATTGCACGAACAAGTTGAGAATTTTTGGAAGATAGAAGGATTTGGAGCGAAGCCTTTGTGCAAACCTATAATTGAGGAGCCGGTGCCTAGACGTCAAAACCACTATTTATCTAGAGAGGATATCCGCGCAGTAGACATTCTCGAGAACACTACGAGACTGACTGACGGTCACTACGAGACCGGACTGTTGTGGCGGAACGACGATGTTGAACTGCCAAACAACCGCAAGGAGGCTGAAAAGAGGTTGCAGAGTTTGAAGAGGAAGTTCCGTAAAGATCCTAGCCTTGAAAGGAAATATCGCGCAACGATGAACGACTACATAGCTGAGAGTCATGCGTGGAAGTTAACGAAAGAAGAGGCTTCTCTAACTGGCTCTAGAACTTGGTACCTTCCGCATTTCGCAGTGACCAATTGCAACAAGCCAAATAAAGTACGAATAGTGTTTGATGCTGCCGCCGAACATAAAGGAACCTCGCTGAACAAAAACCTATTACCGGGCCCTGATTATACTAACAGTCTGGTTGGTGTGTTATTGAGATTCCGCGAGGAGAAGGTCGCATTGGTTGGAGACATTAAAAGCATGTTTCACCAGGTGAAAGTCCGACCAGAGGATCAAGATTCCTTACGCTTCCTTTGGTGGAGTGGGAGCTTAGACGAAACACCTAATGAGTACGCAATGACTGTACACATATTTGGTGCTACAGACTCGCCCTGTTCGGCGAATTTCGCCTTGTTGAGAACTGCTGAAGACAATTGGAAAGAGTTCGACCCTGTGACCGTAGATACTCTGAGGGACAACTACTATGTCGACGATCTTTTCAAGTCCATGCCAACACCAGAACGTGCGATTACGCTAATGCAGGAGCTGATCGAACTTTGTGCAAAAGGCGGTTTTAACCTTACGAAATTTATGAGCAATAACCGAGAAGTCTTGGCCGCAATACCTGTTGAGAAGAGAGCGGATCCAACACTTGACTTCACCCTTCATCAATTGCCGGTGGACAGAGCCCTTGGATTAAGATGGCACATCGAATCTGACACCTTTGGTTTCAAAGTCGTGAATTTGGATAAAGGCGACACGATGAGAGGAGATTTGTCAACAATCTGCTCAGTATTTGACCCTTTGAACTTGGCTGCACCAGTCATGCTACCAGCAAAGCAAATCATGCAAGATCTGTGGAGGAAGAAGAAAGCGTGGGATCAACCACTCGACGGGAAAATTCTTCAGAGATGGCAGCAATGGAAGAACAACCTTCCAGTCCTAGCTGAGGTGAAAATTCCAAAATGTTACTTCAGTCGCACAGATCACGAGAAAGCTACACTTCAACTCCATCACTTTTGTGATGCTTCAGAAATCGGCTACGGTACCTGCACCTACCTTCGAATAGTCTACCCTGATGGAACTGTTGAATGTGCATTTATTACTGGGAAATCCAGAAACGCTCCTATCAAAACAGTCAGCATTCCCCGACTAGAATTACAGGGAGCTCTTTTGGCAGCACGTGTGGACTTTTCAGTCCGACAGGAACTGAACTTCGAATTTGAAAGGGTGGTTTTCTGGACGGATTCAATGATCACCTTGAACTACATCTACAGCGAAAGTCGACGATTTCAGACCTACGTTGCAAATCGGGTTACAGAAATCAGGGAACTGACCGCTCCTGAACAGTGGAGACACTGTCCAGGGAAGCTTAACCCTGCAGACGACGTTAGTCGAGGGCTGGAAATGAAAGAATTTCAGAACAATGAACGTTGGTTGAACGGACCGTCCTTCCTGTGGAAAACAGAGGATCACTGGCCGGACATCAAGCATGACGAGGTGGCAGTTGACAAGCTTGAGATAAAAAAGGaagtacagtggaaccccgttaatacggacaCCAACGGGACCTGCCCAAGTGTCCGAATTAAGTGGGTTGTCAGAAAAAACGTCACAAACACATGTTTTATCGAAGAAAAGACCCTAGCAGACACTTTTTTACGGTAA
- the LOC138025855 gene encoding tigger transposable element-derived protein 6-like, with the protein MASRPSATGKRKDLSASEKVQVIEYKKENPSAGVRSIAEKFGCSKSQIQSILAKKDEILEHYGANKNAHCKRARLSQLKNVDEATYEWYQKARSKKIPVTGPMLQEKAKRANEELGDATFKASNGWLDRFKKRYNITSKVISGEAGGVSEETVASWKERLPSILSGYSPENVLNMDETGQFYRALPNRSLAEVSNQCTGWKKSKERVTCAFFVNAAGGSEEPIVIGKSKSPRCFKAIKDRSQLPCSYLSQAKFWMDFNILDEVLSKLNRKLARKQRNVILFLDNAPCHPPDMKGKYDHIKIVFFPANCTSRLQPLDLGIIQVFKLKYMKLMLTHVVSKIDDCNSATEVCKSVDLLQAIRWIAQAWESVSESTIKKCFAKAGILSADESLVAFPADHREFDPFEDLDSGELVQVNSLLSDTSPVSESDTPSTVEALEATSTLPTCKELSANWEEEFFSTLSASTSQNSEEDDSDDDIVKITAQPKEVKIKSRKEVMSMLEDVTEYLTDENLTDMANNLSRVLSKVQSTWLDQRLNTATQTKVTDFFK; encoded by the coding sequence ATGGCTTCACGTCCTTCAGCAACGGGTAAAAGAAAAGATTTAAGTGCTTCTGAAAAGGTTCAAGTCATCGagtacaaaaaggaaaatccaaGTGCTGGCGTGCGATCAATTGCTGAGAAGTTTGGTTGCAGCAAATCACAAATTCAGTCTATTCTAGCGAAGAAGGATGAAATATTGGAACATTACGGTGCAAACAAGAATGCACATTGTAAAAGAGCCAGATTATCACAGTTGAAAAATGTAGACGAGGCAACGTACGAGTGGTATCAAAAGGCGAGATCCAAGAAGATACCAGTAACCGGACCGATGTTACAAGAAAAAGCCAAACGAGCGAATGAAGAGCTTGGAGACGCGACATTCAAAGCGTCTAATGGATGGCTAGACAGATTCAAGAAAAGGTACAATATAACAAGCAAAGTGATCAGTGGCGAAGCAGGAGGCGTTAGTGAAGAAACTGTAGCATCTTGGAAAGAGCGCCTACCGAGTATTTTGAGCGGCTACTCCCCAGAGAATGTCTTAAACATGGACGAGACAGGACAATTTTATCGAGCACTACCAAACAGATCTCTTGCCGAGGTGTCAAACCAGTGCACCGGGTGGAAAAAGTCCAAAGAAAGAGTGACTTGCGCTTTTTTTGTCAATGCAGCAGGCGGAAGTGAAGAACCAATTGTTATTGGAAAATCAAAAAGCCCACGCTGTTTTAAAGCAATCAAGGATAGGTCCCAACTGCCCTGCTCATACTTGAGCCAGGCTAAATTCTGGATGGATTTTAACATCCTCGATGAGGTGCTATCCAAGCTAAACCGGAAATTagcaagaaagcaaagaaatgtgATCTTATTTCTGGACAATGCCCCCTGCCATCCTCCAGATATGAAAGGGAAATACGATCATATCAAGATCGTGTTTTTTCCAGCAAATTGTACGTCTAGATTACAGCCTCTTGATCTCGGTATAATCCAGGTATTTAAACTCAAATACATGAAACTGATGCTGACACACGTTGTCAGCAAAATAGATGACTGCAACTCTGCCACTGAGGTGTGCAAGTCTGTGGATTTGCTACAAGCTATTAGGTGGATTGCCCAGGCCTGGGAGAGCGTGTCAGAATCGACTATCAAGAAATGCTTTGCCAAAGCAGGTATTCTTTCAGCTGACGAGTCCCTTGTTGCGTTTCCTGCTGACCACCGGGAATTTGACCCATTCGAGGACCTAGATTCCGGCGAACTCGTGCAGGTGAATTCTTTGTTGAGCGATACCAGTCCCGTGTCTGAATCTGATACACCTTCTACAGTTGAAGCCTTAGAAGCAACTTCCACGCTGCCAACATGCAAAGAGCTAAGCGCTAATTGGGAGGAGGAATTTTTCTCCACTCTATCAGCATCCACCTCCCAGAATTCAGAAGAGGATGACAGCGACGATGACATAGTTAAGATAACTGCTCAGCCAAAAGAAGTTAAAATCAAATCGAGGAAAGAGGTCATGTCAATGCTCGAAGACGTCACCGAATACCTCACCGATGAAAATCTCACAGACATGGCAAACAACCTTTCCAGGGTCTTATCCAAAGTTCagtcgacctggttggaccaaAGACTGAATACTGCCACTCAAACCAAAGTCACCGACTTTTTTAAATAA
- the LOC138025853 gene encoding uncharacterized protein, with protein MESKEGEKSVMELCGGEEDDAENVEMSSELPATRTVRTRKPNPNNREEVEAEEIHRLRRSLSGYLSRELKRRVELKRLKAQQALELANYEAEMEKKKIDIEMQRQKTAKEMVFKAQLEAKEIALLVEEEGDAVSCALSLQNETDDKIEFEPPITRSQQTATWLKKYGEETTSPHSRDPSHIQRKETFIANGGDNGENENCLHEKEQMNPCKIPQAILLKVTTLQAMQPVKFSGNAADFPIFRRRVRDNLEDGLLSDAQRIEFLPKFVSGEAYEVVERSVGCSYDDIIATLEERYGQPAAVTATCINMLTTGPKLGNRDFKGLRNFAEQLQCASRILEGEYEHEASTTSNMKMIVARLPDYIINKWADVSYSNREKGQNPKL; from the exons ATGGAGAGCAAAGAAGGCGAAAAAAGCGTCATGGAGTTGTGTGGAGGCGAGGAGGACGACgcggaaaatgttgaaatgtcTTCCGAACTGCCAGCGACTCGTACCGTTAGAACAAGGAAGCCAAATCCGAACAATCGTGAAGAGGTAGAAGCGGAAGAAATTCACAGATTAAGGCGTTCGCTCAGCGGCTATTTGTCACGA GAACTGAAGAGACGTGTAGAGTTGAAAAGGCTTAAGGCCCAACAGGCACTTGAGTTAGCAAATTATGAAGctgaaatggaaaagaaaaagattgaCATTGAGATGCAAAGACAGAAAACAGCAAAGGAAATGGTATTTAAAGCTCAGTTGGAAGCTAAAGAAATCGCTCTTCTTGTTGAAGAGGAAGGTGATGCAGTCTCGTGTGCCCTAAGTTTGCAAAATGAGACCGATGATAAGATTGAATTTGAGCCTCCCATCACCAGGagtcaacaaacagcaacttgg TTAAAGAAGTATGGTGAAGAAACTACCAGTCCTCATTCCAGAGATCCTTCCCATATCCAAAGAAAGGAGACCTTTATCGCAAATGGAGGTGATAACGGTGAAAATGAGAATTGCCTGCATGAAAAGGAACAGATGAATCCGTGTAAAATTCCTCAGGCTATCCTTTTGAAGGTGACCACGTTGCAAGCTATGCAGCCTGTCAAGTTTAGTGGAAATGCAGCGGATTTTCCGATTTTCAGGCGAAGAGTTCGAGATAACCTCGAAGATGGACTATTGTCGGATGCCCAACGGATTGAATTTCTCCCCAAATTTGTGTCCGGAGAGGCTTATGAGGTGGTTGAAAGATCTGTGGGGTGTTCCTATGACGACATTATAGCAACCCTGGAGGAGCGCTATGGCCAACCAGCCGCAGTTACTGCAACGTGTATTAATATGCTTACCACAGGACCAAAATTAGGAAACAGAGATTTCAAGGGTTTGCGTAATTTTGCTGAACAACTGCAGTGTGCCTCACGAATACTCGAAGGAGAGTATGAACATGAGGCAAGTACCACTTCAAATATGAAGATGATCGTAGCACGACTGCCAGATTACATCATCAACAAATGGGCAGATGTATCGTACTCTAACAGAGAAAAGGGACAGAACCCAAAGTTATAG
- the LOC138025851 gene encoding uncharacterized protein gives MWDPMGLVVPCTIELRIDLQELWSAGYSWDEILPEEIRTKWIRNIKILNQLLTYEFDRKLKPDNAVGLPEIHGFYDGGEKAYEAVVLLRWKLANSNYFSVLLMVKAFVAPLKKKSIPRLELMACLTLSRLYSTCKEALEFAELSDAKTVFWMDSQTV, from the coding sequence ATGTGGGATCCCATGGGGCTCGTAGTACCATGCACCATTGAATTGAGAATTGATCTCCAAGAATTGTGGAGTGCAGGATATTCGTGGGACGAAATTCTTCCCGAAGAGATTCGTACGAAGTGGATAAGGAACATTAAAATCCTCAATCAGCTTCTCACATACGAGTTCGACAGAAAGTTGAAGCCTGATAACGCAGTGGGTTTACCTGAAATCCACGGGTTTTACGACGGAGGAGAGAAGGCGTACGAGGCCGTCGTGTTACTAAGATGGAAGCTTGCGAACAGCAATTACTTCTCTGTCCTGCTCATGGTGAAGGCGTTCGTTGCACCTCTAAAGAAGAAATCCATTCCGCGATTGGAATTAATGGCATGTCTTACGCTCTCCAGATTGTACAGCACTTGCAAAGAAGCACTAGAATTTGCCGAGTTGTCTGACGCCAAGACAGTATTTTGGATGGATTCACAAACCGTATAA
- the LOC138026786 gene encoding uncharacterized protein has protein sequence MGMTLSQFFSRMSELLKSFSNHEARILMVGLDAAGKTTILYKLKLNETVSTIPTIGFNVETVSPCKGVTFTVWDVGGQEKIRPLWRHYFQNTQGLIFVVDSSDLERISEARNELFIVLESPEMERVPVVVVGNKQDLPRALKANELAQKLSLLQHKANPWHVQEVCAKNGEGIYEAMHKLSDMVKEFEKSSRRY, from the coding sequence ATGGGTATGACACTATCTCAGTTTTTCTCGAGAATGAGCGAACTGTTGAAATCTTTTTCAAATCACGAAGCCCGTATTTTGATGGTGGGGCTTGACGCAGCTGGGAAGACCACGATCTTGTACAAACTGAAGTTAAATGAAACCGTTAGCACCATTCCAACCATTGGCTTCAATGTGGAGACCGTAAGTCCATGCAAGGGGGTCACTTTTACAGTGTGGGATGTGGGCGGTCAGGAGAAGATCCGGCCACTTTGGCGGCACTACTTTCAGAATACCCAAGGCTTGATTTTCGTTGTTGATAGCTCTGACTTGGAAAGGATATCAGAAGCAAGAAACGAGCTGTTCATTGTTCTTGAAAGCCCGGAAATGGAAAGGGTTCCGGTAGTTGTTGTGGGAAACAAGCAAGATCTTCCGAGAGCCTTGAAGGCGAACGAGCTTGCTCAAAAGCTTTCTCTGTTGCAGCATAAAGCGAATCCATGGCATGTCCAAGAAGTATGCGCAAAGAATGGTGAAGGCATTTACGAAGCTATGCACAAATTGAGCGATATGGTgaaagaatttgaaaaaagctcAAGAAGGTACTGA
- the LOC138025852 gene encoding uncharacterized protein — protein MEGPPFLQRPEEEWPTFKVNSKSVDEETLKEIKSNKEKTTKWKELTQRTVSSEESTNIREPTDNPILQHLMKTCSTFTKARKTLAYVLRFINNARKKQKNTSPTSPEEFRESELQMFKWCQETININTVDQKLMSKPDEQGLLRAYRRLENIRSLPNEMRNPIILPKGLQMVDLLLKHLHAKRAHCGFKSLIYESTKRFWTVGVRKMAKQVTSKCVTCKKLRRKPMGQLMGQLPKLRVAAGFPAVSSTALDMFGPFQVKVGRKTLKTAHVIIFTCMTTRAIHLKLVTDKSTDTFLMAFRRSASLRGHPINC, from the coding sequence ATGGAAGGTCCTCCATTTCTGCAGCGCCCCGAAGAAGAGTGGCCTACGTTCAAAGTAAATTCAAAGAGTGTAGACGAGGAAACGTTGAAAGAAATCAAGTCCAACAAGGAGAAGACGACCAAGTGGAAAGAACTAACACAACGTACAGTTTCTTCAGAAGAATCAACAAACATCAGAGAACCGACTGATAACCCTATCCTGCAACATTTAATGAAGACCTGCTCAACGTTCACTAAAGCTAGAAAGACCCTGGCCTATGTCCTGAGATTCATTAACAATGCAAggaagaaacaaaagaacacgAGCCCAACTTCACCAGAAGAATTTAGAGAATCCGAACTACAGATGTTCAAATGGTGTCAAGAGACAATCAACATAAACactgtagaccaaaagctgatGTCAAAACCAGATGAACAAGGATTGTTACGCGCATATAGAAGACTAGAAAACATCAGGTCATTGCCAAATGAGATGCGAAATCCTATCATTTTACCAAAAGGGCTCCAAATGGTAGATCTACTCCTTAAACATCTCCATGCGAAACGAGCACATTGTGGATTCAAAAGCCTCATTTATGAATCGACGAAACGCTTCTGGACCGTGGGAGTCCGTAAAATGGCCAAGCAAGTGACCAGTAAATGTGTTACGTGTAAGAAGCTACGACGAAAGCCCATGGGGCAGTTGATGGGCCAACTCCCCAAACTACGAGTCGCAGCAGGATTTCCTGCAGTCAGCAGCACAGCGTTAGACATGTTCGGACCTTTTCAAGTTAAAGTCGGACGTAAGACTCTAAAGACAGCACACGTAATAATATTTACTTGCATGACAACTAGAGCAATCCATTTAAAACTTGTAACCGACAAGAGTACCGACACATTTCTCATGGCATTTCGTCGATCTGCGTCGCTCAGAGGCCACCCTATTAACTGTTGA
- the LOC138025856 gene encoding uncharacterized protein — translation MNDRVMRVGGRISRAPISSNAMNPMILPKDHHISRTLIRYLHERNGHCGNEQVLFFLREDFWMVKPRVAIKEVLGKCLLCKKLMPRKMNQEMAELPKVRLTPYEPPFTFSGVDYFGPFHVKRGRGRVAEKRWGATFVCLNSRAVHLEVAKSLDTDDFILVLTRFLNRRGHVREPAVRLNGTNFVGADREIRDAVNRIDNDKVGRELMQRGCKWVFHPPGASHMSGVWERLVKTVKRSLKAILGKDLINEEVLQTVFTEAERIANSRPLTRNPFSPDDREPLTPNHFLNICPSTNLPREVFEENERMSRKRWRQAQVLANHYWKRWLREYVPSLQERQKWNQVRRNLRIGDLVLIADDNVPSN, via the coding sequence ATGAATGATAGAGTCATGAGGGTCGGCGGTAGAATTTCGAGAGCTCCTATCTCATCCAATGCCATGAATCCGATGATCCTGCCTAAAGACCATCACATCTCAAGAACCCTGATACGTTATTTGCACGAAAGGAATGGTCACTGTGGAAATGAACAGGTCTTGTTCTTTCTCAGGGAAGACTTCTGGATGGTCAAGCCTAGAGTAGCTATAAAGGAGGTTCTTGGGAAGTGCTTACTATGTAAGAAGCTTATGCCCCGTAAGATGAATCAAGAAATGGCCGAGCTGCCCAAAGTTAGGCTGACCCCGTATGAACCCCCTTTCACGTTCAGTGGAGTCGATTACTTTGGACCTTTTCACGTGAAAAGAGGGAGAGGAAGAGTTGCAGAGAAACGTTGGGGGGCGACGTTTGTGTGTCTGAATTCGCGTGCAGTACACCTCGAAGTCGCGAAGTCTCTAGATACTGATGATTTCattcttgttttgacccgaTTCCTGAATCGAAGAGGCCATGTGAGAGAACCTGCCGTCAGATTAAACGGGACGAACTTTGTTGGGGCAGATCGCGAAATCAGGGATGCCGTAAATCGAATTGATAATGACAAGGTTGGAAGAGAATTGATGCAGCGTGGATGTAAGTGGGTGTTCCACCCTCCTGGGGCCTCCCACATGTCCGGAGTCTGGGAACGATTAGTGAAAACGGTAAAACGAAGCTTGAAGGCCATCCTGGGAAAAGATCTTATCAATGAAGAGGTTCTCCAAACAGTGTTTACCGAGGCTGAGCGTATCGCTAACTCTAGACCTCTGACAAgaaaccctttcagccctgatGACAGGGAACCTCTCACGCCAAATCATTTCTTGAACATTTGCCCTTCTACGAACCTGCCCCGGGAAGTTTTTGAAGAGAATGAAAGGATGAGCAGGAAGAGATGGAGACAAGCTCAAGTTCTTGCCAATCATTACTGGAAGCGTTGGTTGAGAGAATATGTCCCATCGTTGCAAGAAAGACAAAAGTGGAACCAAGTTCGAAGAAACCTACGCATTGGAGACCTCGTCCTGATCGCTGATGATAATGTTCCAAGCAACTAG
- the LOC138025850 gene encoding uncharacterized protein — translation MALRFDQVAYSGDMRRMFNQVRIHPDDQVFHRFLWRTNESEQPRVYQWVRLNFGDKPAPDIAAAAIKTLAKASEAQHLEGAKELCTHVYVNDIGGSRENEARCK, via the coding sequence ATGGCTTTACGCTTCGATCAAGTTGCATATTCCGGAGACATGCGCAGGATGTTTAATCAAGTTCGGATCCACCCAGATGATCAAGTATTCCACAGATTCCTATGGAGAACAAACGAAAGTGAACAGCCCCGAGTGTATCAGTGGGTCAGATTAAATTTCGGAGACAAACCCGCACCCGATATTGCAGCTGCAGCAATCAAGACCTTGGCCAAAGCATCAGAAGCGCAGCATTTAGAAGGAGCTAAAGAGCTCTGCACGCATGTCTACGTGAACGATATTGGCGGTTCCAGAGAGAACGAAGCAAGATGCAAGTAA
- the LOC138025857 gene encoding uncharacterized protein has protein sequence MAAEGEPEADLPQEVTESLETFHEALGKVEDVFKPFLETSVDELKEKVKTWSLLIGTDFPDSFVDIQVIPGSPEEPIAKRNCFGWYVMGQFSGQGDESFAIRTVDVGTVSALEDMTKRLVQDTLGVKPTVFCTCKDNELKENTFIKSIADSTEIVDGRIQVRMPWSEDGPPKESNYDVAYQRMLSSEKTFKRKNCMEDVQVEIQKLLEQEFIVEIKRVDHNVPGCLPNVLMAWRFDQVAYSGDMRRMFNQVRIHPDDQVFHRFLWRTNESEQPRVYQWVRLNFGDKPAPDIAAAAIKTLAKASEAQHSEGAKELCTHVYVDDIGGSRDNEARCK, from the exons atggcggccgaaGGCGAACCTGAAGCTGATTTACCACAAGAAGTAACTGAATCACTTGAGACTTTTCATGAAGCATTGGGCAAGGTTGAGGATGTCTTTAAGCCTTTCTTGGAGACCTCTGTCGATGAGCTGAAAGAAAAGGTAAAGACGTGGA GCTTGTTGATCGGGACAGATTTTCCAGATTCTTTTGTTGACATTCAAGTTATCCCCGGAAGCCCAGAAGAACCAATAGCAAAGAGAAATTGTTTTGGATGGTATGTCATGGGCCAATTTTCCGGTCAAGGAGACGAATCTTTTGCGATCAGAACAGTTGACGTAGGAACTGTCAGTGCATTGGAAGACATGACAAAACGCCTTGTACAAGACACGCTAGGAGTCAAACCGACAGTGTTTTGCACGTGTAAAGACAACGAGTTAAAAGAAAACACGTTTATCAAGTCAATTGCAGATTCAACTGAAATCGTCGATGGGAGAATCCAGGTACGAATGCCATGGTCAGAAGACGGACCCCCAAAGGAGAGCAATTACGATGTTGCGTACCAGCGAATGTTGTCCTCAGAGAAAACCTTCAAGAGAAAGAACTGTATGGAGGACGTACAAGTCGAAATTCAGAAGCTGCTCGAACAAGAGTTTATCGTAGAAATCAAACGGGTCGACCATAACGTTCCAGGATG TTTACCTAACGTTCTCATGGCTTGGCGCTTCGATCAAGTTGCATATTCCGGAGACATGCGCAGGATGTTTAATCAAGTTCGGATCCACCCAGATGATCAAGTATTCCACAGATTCCTATGGAGAACAAACGAAAGTGAACAGCCCCGAGTGTATCAGTGGGTCAGATTAAATTTCGGAGACAAACCCGCACCCGATATTGCAGCTGCAGCAATCAAGACCTTGGCCAAAGCATCAGAAGCGCAGCATTCAGAAGGAGCTAAAGAGCTCTGCACGCATGTCTACGTGGACGATATTGGCGGTTCCAGAGACAACGAAGCAAGATGCAAGTAA